In Populus alba chromosome 4, ASM523922v2, whole genome shotgun sequence, the genomic window CTTGAGGGAAGCCAATGACatgcttttatttattgttgagaGCTCCCACCAAGGCAATGAAGGTGGGTAGTTGATAGGGCTTAATTTCTCATTAGTTTGGTCAATAAATCATTTCACGCCCTTGTAGGtaggattgattttttaaaaaaataaaaaatgattattgaGGTATTGTtcataagctttttttttttttttttagtgaaaaaaaaaaaataaattagatgataattaatctaatatgaTTTGATAAAACAATCTGAATAGCAGATAAACAAGtagtttaatttcaaaaaaatcataacaatatttttttaaaatatcaaaacaataatatattagatcgatttgaattaatttaaattaacttgttaaGTTTACTGTCTCGATTAGGGATgagcaaaaatattaaaaaattgattaaactgagaaaaataaaaaaaataattgaaaaaactgaaccgtgaaaaaaccaaccggtttgattttgattttataagctggaaactgaaaaaacagagccaaataaaaaaaatagagcaaaaaaaaaaagccaaactaaaaaaaattaagcaaaaccagtttgaactggttttttattctaaaaaactgAATCGAACAAAAACTGgtcagtttgaaccggtttcggtttttgtttttcaaaattttagtttaattacttatatatatataaaaaaatggaaataaattgaaaatgatcATCCTTAATCTTGAttataaaattctaataattctataaataaacaaatgaaaaaattattaaattcaattgttaataataataataataataataataataataataataattaataataagaaCTCCCAAATCCCGAGGAATTGGAAGGAGAATGGAATCCGATGGCAAAGCCACCAGCCACGACATCCATCTTCCGTCGGGTGGTAAATGCCACTTAAATGCACATTAGGCAGTTGTCAAAGTACACCTTGCTGTTGCCACTCCACGTATGACAATCTGTTCAATGTTCGATATTGCTATCACATGTTTAAATCATAGTTTATTAAATCTTATCTTATCGGTAAATTGATTTGGTACTGATTGATTTAAAGCATGGTTTCggttgagtttatttttaaattattttggatattaatttaattaaactggTGACTTTTTAACCGGTCAAACCTTTATATAAAACTTTGTcgttttaatctaaaattaatcTAACAATATGAACATACCAAATAAGAGTAGGGCAAAACTTgtcaaacaaaaattataagacctaataatcttataaaaaaattcaaaataaattataaattttaattttcaattaactaaatattaaaagataaaataaaaagaaaatcaaataaaaatagaacactaaaaaacacttcaattaactaattaaacttGTGATCCAGTTCATTAATCTTGGATAACCTTATAgaatgcaaaacaaaataaattatgaaatttaattcccaatgaacttaatattaaaaataaatcaacttaaaaaaaagataaaaacactcGAGTTAACTAGTATAACTCTCGATTCGGGTCATAAAACCgtgataattttatgaaaaataaataaaaaaattataaattttaatttctactcaattcaattttaaaaaattaaattaaaaaaattaaaaaatatatataaaaaattaagttcaccggattaatcaaattttaatcttgacatagattttttttaaacagtgaCATGAGTGCATTGTTACCCATCTCTGCTCTACCTTTATAAGAACAtagatcttgtttttttttggatatatgGATTCCGTAAAGAATATAAATTGTTGTTTTAAGGAGTGATGCTTTTTTAACCCATACTCCCAAGTATAAGCAttaatttccattttttttttccagaggaAGAAAGAGCAGATTGGTCAGCAAAtcgaacggtggagattagaaaagTACAACAAAGTACAAAGCAGAGGATCATTCTCTCTACGCTTTAATGATTGTCCCGTAGTgtccaaaaaaggaaaaagacaaCTAGAAAAATTAACCCATAATTAGCACTTCTTACCTGGGTCAGGCTTTCGAGTCAGAACATGTCCAATTCAATGAGTCACGGAAACAACACACAACTCGTTCACCTTTagatcaaggttttttttttttttttaaaggtttaaaACAATTTGACTAGGAAACACTTAGTGTTGTGTAAGAAAAGGAGCAGATCTGAAATCAAAGAAGCTCATCTTTCAATCAGATCTTTATCATTATGTAAATTGTCTCCCTCACTCACTCCCTCACTCTATCCCTGTCTTACCATACcccaaatctcaaataaaaatgcCTAGACCTTTTTTTCAGAAGCTAATTCTCCCTGGTACTATCAGAGAAAAGAGACTGGTATATAAAAACCTTTCCTTCTCTTATTTTACATGCTTGTATTATTGCTTCTCAGGTGAGGTTTTGATAAAGGTTTAAACTTTATGAGTTAAATTGTGAAATGATTGCGGTGGATGAGATTGAATGGAGTGATAGTTAACGGTGGATGAGATTGAATGGAGTGATAGTTAAGTAGAAGGGTTTTGTTTAGAttttgcttatgtcttgcttcgTTGATGTGTTTTCTTGGTTTACATAAAGTTTGAAACTTGGTGATATAATTTGTGAAAtgataaaaaccctaaacttctTTCGATGATAAGATATTCAGAGTGATACCAGAGAGAAAAGGGTTTGTCAAAGTTGTTtagattttgtttctttcatgtttctttGTTGTGTTCTTTTTCTTCGTTTTGTCAAAGTTGTCTAGATTTTGTTTCTTTCGTTCTTCTTTGTTGtgttctttttcttggttttgacAAGAaccctattttttctttgattaggaGTGGACTATGTGAAGGAAGGCCAACTGGAATTGGGTTTTTATTCTCTTGCTTTCGTAGCTTTTTGTTTAGCTCAGTTTTTTGTACAGCGGATTTTTCTCTGGAaaatatcttttgaaaaaaaaaatgttttgagatACTAAGAATTTATAATTCAGTCGAGAATCCATGGATGGAATTATGTCAGAGAAAAGAAATGTTTGCTTAGATATTGTTGCAAGAAATCCTTTGTTCAACTTGTAGAGTCTTGTTTAGGTTTGTTTCTGATTCAATCAAACAAGGTGGTTACTGgtttgttgaaaattatttacAACAAAAGTTTAGGATGCTATGATATAGCTAATTTAAAATGGTTATAGTTttgcagaaagaaaaaagaaaacaaagcgTTAGCTTACACCTACAGCATGTATGACAATTCACTGCAAGGGAATGGAAGTAGAAAGGCATTTCCTTCTTGCATTACATAGCATTCCACAACATGGAAGTTTTAGTTTATCTTCATAAGGTTTCTTGGAAATTAAAGAAGCATGATAATAGTTGACGTCTCAATTTGTTTTGGTGTACTGGATTCTCACTTTATTCTAAGATTGCTTAGTAAAATTCGACAAAATGAAGCATggaattgtttttaatgaatCTACTTTGCGTTCAATCATTCTAGAGATTTGAAAAGCTTTCTTTAGCTCACTGATTATGTCCTCTAGAAAAAGCATAAACTTCTAGATTtcatttcctatttttttttatgatatctaGGCAAGGAGCTTGCAGGTTCTGTTGTATACTGTGCATTAAATTTGGCCGATGGTTTATCTTTCCAAACCTGATGTGTAGGATCATTAGAAGATGCCATGTATGGAAACAAGTGGTGGCATTGAGAAAAACAAtcatttcaattaaaacaaaaacaattagtttCACCAGGATCAACTGTAGCCTGCAGTTGCTACTGTGCTTTGTGGTTTGAGTGGCTCATGAAATTAGCAATCATAAAACACCATGCTTGGGTCTTTGGAGATGAATGTGCTCTTGGACCTCTTGTTATTCTTCTTTATTGTTTGCTCACAAAACAAAGCTTATGTTTGTGTGTTCTAAAATTTTGAGCCTACTTGGACACAATTTCTTACATTTCATTGTAGAGTGGCTGTCAACTATAAGGAAATGGGATGTTCCAACCTTATGCAAATCTTTTATTGAGTTGAGCTTATCCACAGTATCGTCATCTGCAACACTACATTATGGGAACAAAATATTTGATTCTCCCTTGGGGGAAATGGAGCCTAACTTGGTTTGCTTTTCTGCAGAGGATCCCAGATAATTTTGTCAAGAAATTTGGACATGACTTGTTGGGTTTTGCGAGACTCATTGTTCCTGGTGGTCATGTGTCTCGCATAGGATTAATAAAAGCTGATGAAAAATTATGGTTTCATGATGGTTGGCAGCAATTTGTCGAACGCTTCGCTATACACATTGGATACTTTTTGATCTTTCAATATGAAGGGAATGCAATTTTTAATGTTCATATATTCAATTTGCCCACTTCTGAGATAAATTATCACTCCAACTCTCTTAGTGGGAAAATATATCTTGCATTTGAAGAATTGGAAGATGATGACAGTGCTGCAAGCTCAGGCATCCCCACCACACAGCTGATAGTCAACAAAAGTTACAATCCTCCTGCCTTGCAGAATTTGCTCAGTGGATCTAAACTTAATAATTGCTTAAATTGGGGTGGCGAAGAGAATATGCGCTTAACAAAGAGTGCTAATGTTTCACAAGTGGCCAATGAATCAACACGAAATGTATTTGCTCAATACAACGAGCATAAGAATTCTCAAGATGAAGTGAAACTCTACAGCCCAGATGGAGAAAcaccaaaactgaaaaaacgcGGAAGGAAAAGGCTGAAAGTTGATCCCAGTGAGTTCTTTTGACTCAGATCCTCTTTTCATCTTGCTTTGCCATTAGTATTGAAAGTTCTCATTTTTTGAGCTACTTATTGAAACTGCAGATGAGCAGCAGCTGTCATCTCCAAACGAAGAAGATGGTGAAATGCGCTTTAGATTTTATGAAAGTGCTTCTGCAAGAAAGAGAACTGTCACTGCTGAGGAACGAGAAAGAGCAATGAATGCAGCTAAAGCATATGCACCTGATAATCCTTATTGTAGGGTTGTCCTCCGACCATCATACTTATACAGGGGTTGCATTATGGTGAGTTATTAACTGATCTGCC contains:
- the LOC118050721 gene encoding B3 domain-containing transcription factor VRN1 isoform X1, which codes for MPRPFFQKLILPGTIREKRLRIPDNFVKKFGHDLLGFARLIVPGGHVSRIGLIKADEKLWFHDGWQQFVERFAIHIGYFLIFQYEGNAIFNVHIFNLPTSEINYHSNSLSGKIYLAFEELEDDDSAASSGIPTTQLIVNKSYNPPALQNLLSGSKLNNCLNWGGEENMRLTKSANVSQVANESTRNVFAQYNEHKNSQDEVKLYSPDGETPKLKKRGRKRLKVDPNEQQLSSPNEEDGEMRFRFYESASARKRTVTAEERERAMNAAKAYAPDNPYCRVVLRPSYLYRGCIMYLPSGFAEKNLNGLSGFMKLQLPDGKQWPVRCLYRGGRAKFSQGWYEFTLENNLGEGDVCVFELLKSRDVVLKVTVFRVLEDGGLMNHP
- the LOC118050721 gene encoding B3 domain-containing transcription factor VRN1 isoform X2; amino-acid sequence: MEVLVYLHKRIPDNFVKKFGHDLLGFARLIVPGGHVSRIGLIKADEKLWFHDGWQQFVERFAIHIGYFLIFQYEGNAIFNVHIFNLPTSEINYHSNSLSGKIYLAFEELEDDDSAASSGIPTTQLIVNKSYNPPALQNLLSGSKLNNCLNWGGEENMRLTKSANVSQVANESTRNVFAQYNEHKNSQDEVKLYSPDGETPKLKKRGRKRLKVDPNEQQLSSPNEEDGEMRFRFYESASARKRTVTAEERERAMNAAKAYAPDNPYCRVVLRPSYLYRGCIMYLPSGFAEKNLNGLSGFMKLQLPDGKQWPVRCLYRGGRAKFSQGWYEFTLENNLGEGDVCVFELLKSRDVVLKVTVFRVLEDGGLMNHP